The DNA sequence TCTTGATTTTCGGGGCTGGTTTGCTTGCTATCGGTGCTTCTTCTCTTGTTCTACTAGGCATCTCCTATGTAGCTCGTTTCTTTGGACTTCTGGTCGTCCGCTTGGTGCAATGGATTCTTAAAAAAGGAAAGAGAGGTGACAGACATGCGTAAATTGACGAAAGGATTTCTCATCTTTGGTGTGGTTTCTACAATCCTTGGTTTTATCATGATCATTGTAGGCGCCCAGTCCAATGGTATTCAAAGTTTACTTGCCATGTCAAAAGACCCCGTCTATGACAATCGTATCGAAGAAGTGACCTTTGGAAATGAAGTGGAAAAACTTGATTTAGCCCTTGAGGAACATAGCCTAACCATCACAGAGTCTGTAGATGACAAGATCCACATCACCTATCATCCTTCCGTGTCTGGTCGTCACGATCTGACTACTGGCATGAGTGACAAAACACTGAGCGTCACTGACAAACAAGCCTCCCAACATCGTTTTCTCGGTTCAGGAATCGAAAGCCTACTTCGTATCGCCAGCAACTATTCTAATCGTTTTGACGAAGTCGTTCTCTCCCTACCTAAAGGAAGAAAGCTGCAAGCTATCACCGTCTCAGCCAATCGTGGACAAACTAATATTCGTCAAGCCAACCTTGAAAATGCAACCATCAAAACAAAAGGCTATCTCTTAAGACTAACAGAAAGTTCTATCAAGAACAGCACACTAACGGCATCTCATATCATCAATATCTTTGATGCCGAATTGACAGATAGTCAGGTCAAGACGGAGGGAGCACACATCTATGCTGAAAATATCAAGGTCCGCGGTAAGGTAGAACTAGACTCTTATAACGACTTAAGACTCTTTCTTTCTAAGACAGAATTCGATCGAATCAATCTAGATATGTCTTCTAAGCACGGCGGTATTTATCGTAAAGCACAAAGAGAGCATCCTAAACAAAAAGAGAATGAACTTGCCAACCCTTATAAAACGGAAAAAGCAGATGTCAAGGACCTGCTCATTATAAAAGCCAATCAGGATATCTACCTCCCCAAGGAAGAAGAGTACTCTGCTCCACCTAGCAATCATTGACAAAAACGCTTTCATCTGCTAATCTAAAAATAGAAAACGACCATTAAAAAGGAGGTTCCACCATGACACAAGAATGGTTTGAAAGCGCCGATCTTGAGAAGAAATCAGCTCAGACGAAATCGGAAATCCAGCCCGACCAACCAGAGACTTCGGAAACTGTAGAGACCGAACTACAAGCAAGCGAAAAAACTCCTATCTTATCTAAAGAGTCGGAAAGGCATGAGGAGGAAGCTCCCGAAACGATAGAAGAAGTCCAAACCGAGGAAGAGGGAGAAGGGAAAGCTGAAGAGGGACACAAGCAAGAAAAAACTGTAAAAGAGAAAAGTATCCTCAGCAAGGCTTTAGAAAGCCCCTATATCCCAGATATTGACCCTCGTAAAACTACCCGATTAAAGGAAGAAATCGCACTATTTTGGTCTTGGCTGCTGGAGGCCATCCAAGAACCAACTGCCAGCAAGACTACGGACCAAAAGCATCGTTACAGTGTCTTTGCCCTACTCACCTTGCTGTCGTCAATCAACCTTTTCTTTAGTATCTATCATATCAAGCGCCTCTACTATGGCTATATGGTCTCTATTGCTAATAGTTCTCCTAATCAGCTCCCACCTTTAGATCTCTTTGCTGGACTTTCGATTCTGGTCGCTAGCGCTCTATTTTACTTTTCCATCATTTTGGGAGGCTTTACTGTCCGACGTGTGCTGGATCAGGAGAGCGACTTCACATTCCAAGAAGCTTTCGATCGGTATAGCAGACTCTTTGCTATCCCACTTGTCCTAACAGCTCTAGCAAGTTTCTTTGCACTCTTTGGTGGCTTGCGATTCGCTAGCATCCTCACTCTTCTAAGCATGGCCATCTTTGCTCTTGGCAATCTCTTTGTGATTAGCAAGCCAAGTAAGACCAGTAGCCTCGACCCATTTTATCGATTCTTGCTCGCTGTCTTACTTGATGGTGCTATTCTCTTGCCATTCTTCATTGCAGAGTTAGCGCTGAC is a window from the Streptococcus oralis genome containing:
- a CDS encoding DUF4097 family beta strand repeat-containing protein; translation: MRKLTKGFLIFGVVSTILGFIMIIVGAQSNGIQSLLAMSKDPVYDNRIEEVTFGNEVEKLDLALEEHSLTITESVDDKIHITYHPSVSGRHDLTTGMSDKTLSVTDKQASQHRFLGSGIESLLRIASNYSNRFDEVVLSLPKGRKLQAITVSANRGQTNIRQANLENATIKTKGYLLRLTESSIKNSTLTASHIINIFDAELTDSQVKTEGAHIYAENIKVRGKVELDSYNDLRLFLSKTEFDRINLDMSSKHGGIYRKAQREHPKQKENELANPYKTEKADVKDLLIIKANQDIYLPKEEEYSAPPSNH
- a CDS encoding DUF6574 domain-containing protein; this translates as MTQEWFESADLEKKSAQTKSEIQPDQPETSETVETELQASEKTPILSKESERHEEEAPETIEEVQTEEEGEGKAEEGHKQEKTVKEKSILSKALESPYIPDIDPRKTTRLKEEIALFWSWLLEAIQEPTASKTTDQKHRYSVFALLTLLSSINLFFSIYHIKRLYYGYMVSIANSSPNQLPPLDLFAGLSILVASALFYFSIILGGFTVRRVLDQESDFTFQEAFDRYSRLFAIPLVLTALASFFALFGGLRFASILTLLSMAIFALGNLFVISKPSKTSSLDPFYRFLLAVLLDGAILLPFFIAELALTVDYLRILTFF